A genomic window from Montipora capricornis isolate CH-2021 chromosome 8, ASM3666992v2, whole genome shotgun sequence includes:
- the LOC138059927 gene encoding ATP-binding cassette subfamily C member 4-like, translated as MNLDPFEEYEDTELWDVLEEVGLKPMVETLPRQLSEVVRECGASFSVGEKQPLCIARALLKRNKIIVMDEATANVDHKTDQLLQEKIRTKFKDCTVITIAHRLNTVIDYDRVLVLENGRVVEFDKPAKLLENRAGQFSGLYHSHDIAGSEDDE; from the coding sequence ATGAACTTGGATCCCTTTGAAGAGTACGAAGACACGGAGCTCTGGGATGTCCTAGAGGAAGTGGGTTTGAAGCCTATGGTTGAAACGTTGCCTCGTCAACTCAGCGAAGTGGTTAGAGAATGTGGAGCAAGCTTCAGCGTCGGAGAAAAGCAACCGTTGTGTATAGCTCGCGCTTTACTGAAGAGGAACAAAATCATCGTCATGGATGAAGCAACGGCGAACGTTGATCACAAAACTGATCAATTGCTTCAAGAAAAAATCCGTACGAAATTTAAAGATTGTACAGTCATCACAATTGCGCATCGATTGAATACCGTCATTGATTATGATCGAGTCTTAGTTCTGGAAAACGGTCGTGTAGTGGAATTTGACAAGCCTGCAAAGTTGCTGGAGAACAGAGCTGGTCAATTCTCAGGGCTCTATCACAGTCACGACATCGCTGGTTCTGAAGATGACGAGTAA
- the LOC138060192 gene encoding cholesterol 25-hydroxylase-like — protein sequence MALKKTCQLGVSNEAIADAKKILQTPCAKSVSWDAQITWGVRLLYFILIVMTFVHHELLQTCVNQLWDYLLSNRMFNCVYFETWWTVISYVMAFSVPWFMSKFSCFDKYKIDPNVTWQSYGLVFYLTETVFYISPLMILDTVLVKKYYRVDPSEWEIRRRHWIQYTRALPCDPPSLSEIIACIIGAFLIYDLLFFFIHFSLHKNAWLYKHVHANHHNHSHFQVEVTNQLSLSERITLILSANEALKILNSHPLTRVIFVPFFVGWLIENHSGFNVPWTLDKVIPFGLVAGSREHFRHHCEGSRNYQPFFTYIDRFILSPKEKKQS from the coding sequence ATGGCTTTGAAGAAGACTTGTCAGTTGGGAGTGTCAAATGAAGCGATCGCAGATGCAAAGAAAATACTTCAGACACCTTGCGCAAAGTCAGTGTCATGGGATGCTCAAATTACCTGGGGTGTCCGTCTCTTGTATTTCATCTTAATTGTGATGACATTTGTACATCATGAACTCCTTCAGACCTGTGTAAACCAACTCTGGGATTACTTACTTAGCAACCGGATGTTCaattgtgtttattttgaaaCGTGGTGGACCGTAATCAGCTATGTAATGGCTTTCTCAGTTCCTTGGTTCATGTCAAAGTTCAGTTGTTTCGACAAGTATAAAATTGACCCTAACGTGACGTGGCAGTCCTACGGTCTAGTCTTTTATCTTACAGAAACAGTTTTTTACATTTCTCCGTTAATGATTCTAGACACTGTCCTTGTGAAGAAGTACTACCGTGTGGATCCCAGTGAATGGGAGATTCGTCGTCGACACTGGATCCAGTACACGCGAGCCCTTCCATGCGATCCGCCATCTTTATCTGAGATAATTGCCTGCATTATAGGCGCTTTTTTAATTTATGACCTATTATTCTTCTTCATCCATTTTAGCTTACATAAAAACGCATGGCTTTACAAGCATGTTCATGCAAATCATCACAATCATTCTCATTTTCAGGTGGAAGTAACCAATCAACTGAGCTTATCGGAGAGAATTACGTTAATTTTGTCGGCCAATGAAGCtctaaaaattttaaattctcaTCCTTTGACCAGAGTCATTTTTGTGCCCTTCTTTGTGGGGTGGCTGATTGAGAATCACAGTGGATTTAATGTTCCATGGACTTTAGACAAAGTCATCCCTTTTGGACTTGTTGCTGGGTCGCGTGAACATTTCCGGCATCATTGCGAAGGAAGCCGTAACTACCAGCCCTTCTTCACTTACATTGATCGCTTCATTCTTtctccaaaagaaaaaaaacaaagctga